A window from Telopea speciosissima isolate NSW1024214 ecotype Mountain lineage chromosome 8, Tspe_v1, whole genome shotgun sequence encodes these proteins:
- the LOC122671705 gene encoding flocculation protein FLO11-like isoform X2 produces the protein MLASVQQRQPVRRLGTMMKEKEEELALFLEMRKREKEQDNLLLQNSEEFDGPLGSKPDNSPIFKIVTPTPARKTGADEFLNSENDKNDYDWLLTPPGTPLFPSLEMESQKMLMNQIGTPKTRPASLKSRLANPQTEAAPRDNSLCRQPTSLPGLNSTTLGIRRPSSSGGPVSTASRPQTPTGRPTLTAPAKPSRSSTPTSRTTLPSSKSTAPARSSTPTSRTTLPSSKSTAPARSSTPTSRTTLPSSKSTAPARSSTPTTRSVARSSTPTARPTVPASKPISRSATPTRRTPTTSSVPRVSAPPGRSSSVTKSAPTTATKPVPSRGSSPTVKSRPWKPSEMPGFSLDVPPNLRTSLPERPVSASRGRPGAPTARSSSVEAGSNGRTRRQSCSPSRGRTPNGSIHTSGSSVPAVSRSPSNVSDNVSPVVIGTKMVERVINMRKLAPPKRDDPRSTQNNSGGKSSSSPDSSGFGRTLSKKSLDMALRHMDIRRSIPGNLRPLMTNIPASSMYSVRSGTTRSRTVSVSDSPLATCSNASSEQSVNNNALCLDGSEVDDDLGSERGG, from the exons ATGCTGGCGTCCGTACAGCAGAGGCAGCCGGTGAGAAGGCTCGGAAcgatgatgaaggagaaggaagaggagctgGCTTTGTTTCTCGAGATGCGGAAACGCGAGAAGGAGCAGGATAACCTTCTTCTTCAGAACTCGGAAGAGTTCGACGGTCCTTTGG GATCTAAACCTGACAATTCTCCCATATTTAAGATTGTCACGCCCACACCTGCGCGGAAGACCGGGGCTGATGAGTTCCTGAATTCAGAGAATGATAAAAATGATTATGATTG GCTGCTTACACCCCCTGGTACTCCTCTTTTTCCGTCTTTGGAGATGGAATCACAGAAGATGTTAATGAATCAGATTGGAACTCCTAAAACACGACCTGCTTCCTTGAAGTCTAGG TTAGCAAATCCGCAGACTGAGGCTGCACCAAGGGACAATTCATTATGTAGGCAACCAACTTCATTGCCTGGGTTGAACTCAACTACTTTAGGAATTCGAAGGCCTTCCTCATCTGGAGGACCAGTTTCAACTGCATCAAGACCTCAAACACCGACTGGACGACCAACATTAACAGCACCAGCTAAACCCTCAAGATCTTCCACACCTACTTCGCGTACCACCTTGCCTTCCTCTAAGTCCACAGCTCCTGCAAGATCTTCAACACCTACTTCGCGGACCACCTTGCCTTCGTCCAAGTCCACAGCTCCTGCAAGATCTTCAACACCTACTTCGCGGACCACCTTACCTTCCTCTAAGTCCACAGCTCCTGCAAGATCTTCAACCCCTACCACGAGATCTGTGGCTAGATCTTCTACACCAACAGCAAGACCCACTGTACCAGCATCAAAGCCCATATCAAGGTCAGCAACACCAACTCGTAGAACACCAACTACATCAAGTGTACCAAGGGTCTCTGCTCCTCCTGGACGGTCTTCTTCAGTTACGAAGTCGGCTCCCACAACAGCAACAAAGCCAGTGCCATCACGTGGCAGTTCTCCAACTGTAAAATCCAGACCATGGAAACCCTCAGAGATGCCTGGATTCTCACTCGATGTTCCCCCAAATCTGAGGACATCACTACCTGAAAGGCCAGTTTCAGCCTCTAGGGGTAGGCCTGGAGCTCCCACTGCTAGATCATCCTCTGTTGAGGCTGGTTCCAATGGAAGAACAAGAAGACAATCATGTTCTCCTTCAAGGGGACGGACTCCAAATGGTAGTATCCATACCAGTGGAAGCTCTGTTCCTGCAGTGAGTCGATCACCCTCTAATGTTAGTGATAATGTGAGCCCTGTTGTAATTGGAACGAAGATGGTTGAGAGAGTAATAAACATGCGGAAACTGGCACCCCCAAAGCGAGATGACCCACGCTCTACCCAAAATAACTCTGGAGGGAAGTCATCATCATCCCCAGATAGTTCAGGTTTTGGAAGAACACTCTCGAAAAAATCCTTAGATATGGCTCTGAGGCATATG GATATAAGGCGAAGCATTCCAGGAAACTTACGCCCATTAATGACGAACATCCCAGCTTCTTCTATGTATAGTGTGAGGTCAGGGACCACAAGAAGCAGGACGGTTAGTGTATCAGATTCTCCTCTTGCCACGTGCAGCAATGCCAGTTCAGAGCAAAGCGTCAATAACAATGCCCTTTGCTTAGATGGGAGTGAAGTAGATGATGATCTTGGTAGTGAAAGAGGTGGTTGA
- the LOC122671705 gene encoding flocculation protein FLO11-like isoform X1 — MNRSFRAQESRMLASVQQRQPVRRLGTMMKEKEEELALFLEMRKREKEQDNLLLQNSEEFDGPLGSKPDNSPIFKIVTPTPARKTGADEFLNSENDKNDYDWLLTPPGTPLFPSLEMESQKMLMNQIGTPKTRPASLKSRLANPQTEAAPRDNSLCRQPTSLPGLNSTTLGIRRPSSSGGPVSTASRPQTPTGRPTLTAPAKPSRSSTPTSRTTLPSSKSTAPARSSTPTSRTTLPSSKSTAPARSSTPTSRTTLPSSKSTAPARSSTPTTRSVARSSTPTARPTVPASKPISRSATPTRRTPTTSSVPRVSAPPGRSSSVTKSAPTTATKPVPSRGSSPTVKSRPWKPSEMPGFSLDVPPNLRTSLPERPVSASRGRPGAPTARSSSVEAGSNGRTRRQSCSPSRGRTPNGSIHTSGSSVPAVSRSPSNVSDNVSPVVIGTKMVERVINMRKLAPPKRDDPRSTQNNSGGKSSSSPDSSGFGRTLSKKSLDMALRHMDIRRSIPGNLRPLMTNIPASSMYSVRSGTTRSRTVSVSDSPLATCSNASSEQSVNNNALCLDGSEVDDDLGSERGG, encoded by the exons ATGAATCGCAGCTTTAGGGCTCAGGAATCACGAATGCTGGCGTCCGTACAGCAGAGGCAGCCGGTGAGAAGGCTCGGAAcgatgatgaaggagaaggaagaggagctgGCTTTGTTTCTCGAGATGCGGAAACGCGAGAAGGAGCAGGATAACCTTCTTCTTCAGAACTCGGAAGAGTTCGACGGTCCTTTGG GATCTAAACCTGACAATTCTCCCATATTTAAGATTGTCACGCCCACACCTGCGCGGAAGACCGGGGCTGATGAGTTCCTGAATTCAGAGAATGATAAAAATGATTATGATTG GCTGCTTACACCCCCTGGTACTCCTCTTTTTCCGTCTTTGGAGATGGAATCACAGAAGATGTTAATGAATCAGATTGGAACTCCTAAAACACGACCTGCTTCCTTGAAGTCTAGG TTAGCAAATCCGCAGACTGAGGCTGCACCAAGGGACAATTCATTATGTAGGCAACCAACTTCATTGCCTGGGTTGAACTCAACTACTTTAGGAATTCGAAGGCCTTCCTCATCTGGAGGACCAGTTTCAACTGCATCAAGACCTCAAACACCGACTGGACGACCAACATTAACAGCACCAGCTAAACCCTCAAGATCTTCCACACCTACTTCGCGTACCACCTTGCCTTCCTCTAAGTCCACAGCTCCTGCAAGATCTTCAACACCTACTTCGCGGACCACCTTGCCTTCGTCCAAGTCCACAGCTCCTGCAAGATCTTCAACACCTACTTCGCGGACCACCTTACCTTCCTCTAAGTCCACAGCTCCTGCAAGATCTTCAACCCCTACCACGAGATCTGTGGCTAGATCTTCTACACCAACAGCAAGACCCACTGTACCAGCATCAAAGCCCATATCAAGGTCAGCAACACCAACTCGTAGAACACCAACTACATCAAGTGTACCAAGGGTCTCTGCTCCTCCTGGACGGTCTTCTTCAGTTACGAAGTCGGCTCCCACAACAGCAACAAAGCCAGTGCCATCACGTGGCAGTTCTCCAACTGTAAAATCCAGACCATGGAAACCCTCAGAGATGCCTGGATTCTCACTCGATGTTCCCCCAAATCTGAGGACATCACTACCTGAAAGGCCAGTTTCAGCCTCTAGGGGTAGGCCTGGAGCTCCCACTGCTAGATCATCCTCTGTTGAGGCTGGTTCCAATGGAAGAACAAGAAGACAATCATGTTCTCCTTCAAGGGGACGGACTCCAAATGGTAGTATCCATACCAGTGGAAGCTCTGTTCCTGCAGTGAGTCGATCACCCTCTAATGTTAGTGATAATGTGAGCCCTGTTGTAATTGGAACGAAGATGGTTGAGAGAGTAATAAACATGCGGAAACTGGCACCCCCAAAGCGAGATGACCCACGCTCTACCCAAAATAACTCTGGAGGGAAGTCATCATCATCCCCAGATAGTTCAGGTTTTGGAAGAACACTCTCGAAAAAATCCTTAGATATGGCTCTGAGGCATATG GATATAAGGCGAAGCATTCCAGGAAACTTACGCCCATTAATGACGAACATCCCAGCTTCTTCTATGTATAGTGTGAGGTCAGGGACCACAAGAAGCAGGACGGTTAGTGTATCAGATTCTCCTCTTGCCACGTGCAGCAATGCCAGTTCAGAGCAAAGCGTCAATAACAATGCCCTTTGCTTAGATGGGAGTGAAGTAGATGATGATCTTGGTAGTGAAAGAGGTGGTTGA